Proteins co-encoded in one Micropterus dolomieu isolate WLL.071019.BEF.003 ecotype Adirondacks linkage group LG19, ASM2129224v1, whole genome shotgun sequence genomic window:
- the LOC123957941 gene encoding E3 ubiquitin-protein ligase XIAP isoform X3 — protein MFDPIDLETDYPEDFSLMNSRLESFRGSSLAQQMSAERLARAGFYFTGQADRVRCFSCQKTVENWCMGDAPVERHKEVSPSCRFLSCTHRTSCIPRSNTTLINGSTYNEEAEDMEYRLRTGEVVDESTYPMAPHMRNEEARLQTFSSWPSTAPVRPRDLAQAGLYYTGESDRVQCFCCNGMLGGWEAGDTAWGEHAKHFPYCFFILGHDVGNIPFHGGVEEEVEMCGSRRDASSYDMRNFEERLGSFAGVQHPVDHERLARAGFYSQGNGDQVLCFRCGGGLKSWQPEEDPWEEHAKYYPGCSFLLAEKGQEFVSSIQLQGPRGNGATSSHQNGFSGGKNELLQSVVAQKAIKIGLEDCHIPESDAAKTQEQDEDPLEKLRKLQMEKQCKICMDRDICIVFIPCGHLVSCKECSESLIKCPICCGAIKQKIKTYIA, from the exons ATGTTTGATCCCATCGATTTGGAGACTGATTACCCAGAGGACTTTTCCCTGATGAACAGTCGCCTGGAATCATTCCGTGGTTCCAGCCTGGCCCAGCAGATGTCAGCAGAAAGATTGGCCCGGGCCGGCTTCTACTTCACTGGCCAGGCCGATCGTGTCCGCTGTTTCAGCTGCCAGAAGACTGTGGAAAACTGGTGCATGGGAGACGCACCTGTAGAGAGGCATAAGGAG GTTTCCCCTTCATGCAGGTTTCTTAGCTGCACCCATCGCACCAGTTGTATCCCGCGTTCTAATACCACGCTGATTAACGGTTCCACCTACAATGAAGAAGCAGAGGACATGGAATATCGTTTGAGAACAGGAGAGGTGGTTGACGAGTCCACCTACCCAATGGCTCCTCACATGAGGAATGAGGAGGCCCGGCTTCAGACCTTCTCATCCTGGCCCTCTACTGCTCCTGTGAGACCCCGAGATCTGGCCCAAGCCGGCCTCTACTATACGGGGGAGAGCGACCGGGTGCAGTGCTTCTGCTGTAATGGCATGCTGGGTGGTTGGGAAGCAGGGGACACTGCCTGGGGAGAACATGCCAAACATTTCCCCTACTGCTTCTTCATCCTAGGCCACGATGTGGGCAACATCCCCTTCCACGGGGGTgtagaggaggaggtggagatgTGTGGCAGTAGACGAGATGCAAGCTCTTATGATATGAGAAATTTTGAGGAGAGGCTTGGTAGCTTTGCAGGTGTCCAGCACCCTGTAGACCATGAGAGGCTTGCCAGAGCTGGTTTCTACAGCCAAG GGAACGGCGACCAAGTGTTGTGTTTCCGCTGTGGTGGAGGTTTGAAAAGCTGGCAGCCTGAGGAAGACCCATGGGAGGAACATGCCAAATACTACCCCGG TTGCAGCTTCCTGTTAGCAGAAAAAGGACAAGAATTTGTCAGCAGCATCCAGCTACAAGGCCCACGAGGAAATGGAGCT ACTTCAAGTCATCAGAATGGATTTTCAGGAGGTAAGAATg AGTTGCTGCAGTCTGTCGTTGCTCAGAAGGCCATAAAGATAGGTCTAGAGGATTGTCACATACCAGAGAGTGACGCTGCAAAGACACAGGAGCAAG ATGAGGACCCACTGGAGAAATTACGGAAGCTGCAAATGGagaaacagtgcaaaatatgcATGGACAGAGATATTTGTATTGTCTTCATTCCATGTGGTCATCTGGTCTCTTGTAAGGAGTGTTCAGAGTCTCTCATCAAGTGTCCAATCTGCTGTGGAGCCATAAAACAGAAGATCAAGACCTACATTGCTTGA
- the LOC123957941 gene encoding E3 ubiquitin-protein ligase XIAP isoform X2 encodes MPTRNAVQRSQAASINKHSVHQIDPLSSSRPCSIMFDPIDLETDYPEDFSLMNSRLESFRGSSLAQQMSAERLARAGFYFTGQADRVRCFSCQKTVENWCMGDAPVERHKEVSPSCRFLSCTHRTSCIPRSNTTLINGSTYNEEAEDMEYRLRTGEVVDESTYPMAPHMRNEEARLQTFSSWPSTAPVRPRDLAQAGLYYTGESDRVQCFCCNGMLGGWEAGDTAWGEHAKHFPYCFFILGHDVGNIPFHGGVEEEVEMCGSRRDASSYDMRNFEERLGSFAGVQHPVDHERLARAGFYSQGNGDQVLCFRCGGGLKSWQPEEDPWEEHAKYYPGCSFLLAEKGQEFVSSIQLQGPRGNGATSSHQNGFSGELLQSVVAQKAIKIGLEDCHIPESDAAKTQEQDEDPLEKLRKLQMEKQCKICMDRDICIVFIPCGHLVSCKECSESLIKCPICCGAIKQKIKTYIA; translated from the exons ATGCCCACACGTAACGCAGTTCAAAGATCACAGGCTGCTTCCATcaataa ACATTCTGTTCATCAAATTGATCCACTCAGCAGTTCCCGTCCTTGTTCTATCATGTTTGATCCCATCGATTTGGAGACTGATTACCCAGAGGACTTTTCCCTGATGAACAGTCGCCTGGAATCATTCCGTGGTTCCAGCCTGGCCCAGCAGATGTCAGCAGAAAGATTGGCCCGGGCCGGCTTCTACTTCACTGGCCAGGCCGATCGTGTCCGCTGTTTCAGCTGCCAGAAGACTGTGGAAAACTGGTGCATGGGAGACGCACCTGTAGAGAGGCATAAGGAG GTTTCCCCTTCATGCAGGTTTCTTAGCTGCACCCATCGCACCAGTTGTATCCCGCGTTCTAATACCACGCTGATTAACGGTTCCACCTACAATGAAGAAGCAGAGGACATGGAATATCGTTTGAGAACAGGAGAGGTGGTTGACGAGTCCACCTACCCAATGGCTCCTCACATGAGGAATGAGGAGGCCCGGCTTCAGACCTTCTCATCCTGGCCCTCTACTGCTCCTGTGAGACCCCGAGATCTGGCCCAAGCCGGCCTCTACTATACGGGGGAGAGCGACCGGGTGCAGTGCTTCTGCTGTAATGGCATGCTGGGTGGTTGGGAAGCAGGGGACACTGCCTGGGGAGAACATGCCAAACATTTCCCCTACTGCTTCTTCATCCTAGGCCACGATGTGGGCAACATCCCCTTCCACGGGGGTgtagaggaggaggtggagatgTGTGGCAGTAGACGAGATGCAAGCTCTTATGATATGAGAAATTTTGAGGAGAGGCTTGGTAGCTTTGCAGGTGTCCAGCACCCTGTAGACCATGAGAGGCTTGCCAGAGCTGGTTTCTACAGCCAAG GGAACGGCGACCAAGTGTTGTGTTTCCGCTGTGGTGGAGGTTTGAAAAGCTGGCAGCCTGAGGAAGACCCATGGGAGGAACATGCCAAATACTACCCCGG TTGCAGCTTCCTGTTAGCAGAAAAAGGACAAGAATTTGTCAGCAGCATCCAGCTACAAGGCCCACGAGGAAATGGAGCT ACTTCAAGTCATCAGAATGGATTTTCAGGAG AGTTGCTGCAGTCTGTCGTTGCTCAGAAGGCCATAAAGATAGGTCTAGAGGATTGTCACATACCAGAGAGTGACGCTGCAAAGACACAGGAGCAAG ATGAGGACCCACTGGAGAAATTACGGAAGCTGCAAATGGagaaacagtgcaaaatatgcATGGACAGAGATATTTGTATTGTCTTCATTCCATGTGGTCATCTGGTCTCTTGTAAGGAGTGTTCAGAGTCTCTCATCAAGTGTCCAATCTGCTGTGGAGCCATAAAACAGAAGATCAAGACCTACATTGCTTGA
- the LOC123957941 gene encoding E3 ubiquitin-protein ligase XIAP isoform X1 — protein MPTRNAVQRSQAASINKHSVHQIDPLSSSRPCSIMFDPIDLETDYPEDFSLMNSRLESFRGSSLAQQMSAERLARAGFYFTGQADRVRCFSCQKTVENWCMGDAPVERHKEVSPSCRFLSCTHRTSCIPRSNTTLINGSTYNEEAEDMEYRLRTGEVVDESTYPMAPHMRNEEARLQTFSSWPSTAPVRPRDLAQAGLYYTGESDRVQCFCCNGMLGGWEAGDTAWGEHAKHFPYCFFILGHDVGNIPFHGGVEEEVEMCGSRRDASSYDMRNFEERLGSFAGVQHPVDHERLARAGFYSQGNGDQVLCFRCGGGLKSWQPEEDPWEEHAKYYPGCSFLLAEKGQEFVSSIQLQGPRGNGATSSHQNGFSGGKNELLQSVVAQKAIKIGLEDCHIPESDAAKTQEQDEDPLEKLRKLQMEKQCKICMDRDICIVFIPCGHLVSCKECSESLIKCPICCGAIKQKIKTYIA, from the exons ATGCCCACACGTAACGCAGTTCAAAGATCACAGGCTGCTTCCATcaataa ACATTCTGTTCATCAAATTGATCCACTCAGCAGTTCCCGTCCTTGTTCTATCATGTTTGATCCCATCGATTTGGAGACTGATTACCCAGAGGACTTTTCCCTGATGAACAGTCGCCTGGAATCATTCCGTGGTTCCAGCCTGGCCCAGCAGATGTCAGCAGAAAGATTGGCCCGGGCCGGCTTCTACTTCACTGGCCAGGCCGATCGTGTCCGCTGTTTCAGCTGCCAGAAGACTGTGGAAAACTGGTGCATGGGAGACGCACCTGTAGAGAGGCATAAGGAG GTTTCCCCTTCATGCAGGTTTCTTAGCTGCACCCATCGCACCAGTTGTATCCCGCGTTCTAATACCACGCTGATTAACGGTTCCACCTACAATGAAGAAGCAGAGGACATGGAATATCGTTTGAGAACAGGAGAGGTGGTTGACGAGTCCACCTACCCAATGGCTCCTCACATGAGGAATGAGGAGGCCCGGCTTCAGACCTTCTCATCCTGGCCCTCTACTGCTCCTGTGAGACCCCGAGATCTGGCCCAAGCCGGCCTCTACTATACGGGGGAGAGCGACCGGGTGCAGTGCTTCTGCTGTAATGGCATGCTGGGTGGTTGGGAAGCAGGGGACACTGCCTGGGGAGAACATGCCAAACATTTCCCCTACTGCTTCTTCATCCTAGGCCACGATGTGGGCAACATCCCCTTCCACGGGGGTgtagaggaggaggtggagatgTGTGGCAGTAGACGAGATGCAAGCTCTTATGATATGAGAAATTTTGAGGAGAGGCTTGGTAGCTTTGCAGGTGTCCAGCACCCTGTAGACCATGAGAGGCTTGCCAGAGCTGGTTTCTACAGCCAAG GGAACGGCGACCAAGTGTTGTGTTTCCGCTGTGGTGGAGGTTTGAAAAGCTGGCAGCCTGAGGAAGACCCATGGGAGGAACATGCCAAATACTACCCCGG TTGCAGCTTCCTGTTAGCAGAAAAAGGACAAGAATTTGTCAGCAGCATCCAGCTACAAGGCCCACGAGGAAATGGAGCT ACTTCAAGTCATCAGAATGGATTTTCAGGAGGTAAGAATg AGTTGCTGCAGTCTGTCGTTGCTCAGAAGGCCATAAAGATAGGTCTAGAGGATTGTCACATACCAGAGAGTGACGCTGCAAAGACACAGGAGCAAG ATGAGGACCCACTGGAGAAATTACGGAAGCTGCAAATGGagaaacagtgcaaaatatgcATGGACAGAGATATTTGTATTGTCTTCATTCCATGTGGTCATCTGGTCTCTTGTAAGGAGTGTTCAGAGTCTCTCATCAAGTGTCCAATCTGCTGTGGAGCCATAAAACAGAAGATCAAGACCTACATTGCTTGA
- the psmd10 gene encoding 26S proteasome non-ATPase regulatory subunit 10, whose product MEGSVSNVEVCNFAYTGQFEKLKECILSDKTLACKTDQDCRTALHWACSAGHTNIVEFLLDLGVEVNLPDDALWTPLHIAASAGREEIVKSLISKGAQLNSVNQNGCTPLHYAASKDRYEIALLLLENGADPNVSDKLESTPLHRASAKGNYRLIQLLLKQSASTNIQDSQGNTPLHLACDEERVEAAKLLVEHGASIYIENKEEKTPLQIAKGSLGNLLRRIVEG is encoded by the exons ATGGAGGGTTCTGTATCAAACGTGGAGGTCTGTAATTTTGCTTACACGGGGCAGTTTGAGAAATTAAAAGAGTGCATTCTGTCAGATAAAACGCTTGCCTGCAAAACCGACCAG GACTgtaggaccgccttgcattggGCTTGTTCTGCTGGCCATACCAACATTGTGGAGTTTCTGCTTGACCTGGGAGTCGAAGTGAATCTGCCAGATGAT GCTTTGTGGACCCCTCTTCACATTGCAGCATCTGCAGGCAGAGAGGAAATAGTGAAATCTCTGATATCCAAAGGAGCTCAGCTGAATTCAGTTAATCAAAATGGATGCACCCCTCTGCACTATGCCGCCTCTAAAGACAGATATGAG ATTGCCCTGCTGTTGTTAGAAAACGGAGCAGACCCCAATGTCTCAGACAAGTTGGAGTCTACTCCCCTTCACAGAGCGTCTGCTAAGGGCAACTACCGCCTCATCCAGCTGCTTCTCAAACAGAGTGCCTCAACTAACATCCAGGACTCACAGGGCAACACACCACT ccaCCTGGCGTGTGATGAGGAACGTGTAGAAGCAGCCAAGTTGCTGGTGGAACATGGGGCCAGCATCTACATTGAGAACAAGGAGGAGAAGACCCCCCTTCAGATAGCCAAGGGCAGTCTGGGCAACTTACTTCGTCGGATTGTGGAGGGATGA
- the nxt2 gene encoding NTF2-related export protein 2, with product MASTLDFRTHADQSCRYSEEFVNIYYDCMDKKRRNLTRLYLDKATLVWNGNAVSGQDALGEFFESLPSSEFQVHTLDCQPVHEQATQGQTALLVVTGGTVKFEGNKQRFFNQNFLLTAQASPNNDQPVWKIASDCFRFQDWNS from the exons ATGGCAAGCACGCTG GACTTCAGGACTCATGCCGACCAGTCATGCAGATATTCAGAAGAATTCGTCAACATTTATTATGACTGCATGGATAAGAAAAGGAGG AACTTGACCCGGCTCTACCTGGACAAGGCGACCTTGGTGTGGAACGGGAATGCGGTGTCGGGACAGGATGCTCTGGGCGAGTTTTTTGAGTCGCTGCCTTCAAGCGAGTTCCAAGTTCACACGCTGGATTGTCAGCCAGTTCACG AACAAGCAACCCAAGGCCAGACTGCACTGCTCGTGGTGACTGGTGGGACAGTAAAGTTTGAAGGGAACAAGCAGCGTTTCTTTAACCAGAATTTTCTTTTAACCGCTCAGGCTTCACCCAACAATGACCAGCCTGTTTGGAAGATTGCTAGTGACTGTTTCCGATTCCAAGACTGGAACAGCTGA
- the acsl4a gene encoding long-chain-fatty-acid--CoA ligase 4, whose amino-acid sequence MGLQSDSALQSILLFPLHLMVWLYSVLSFLPWYYITGAGQRKALSKRIKARSTSGCAEGPYRSVDHFDCLAREDFPGKDTLDKLFDHAVQRFGPAQCLGTRDILSEDNEIQPSGKVFKKLILGEYRWLSYNELDSIVSQFGSGLAALGQQPKSSIAIFCETRAEWMITAQACFRHNFPLVTFYATLGEDAIAFGLNETGVTHLVTSAELLETKLKIVLPQIPNLKHVIYVDQKKVTTEGYPAGLSIHSMQAVQDLGALPENMGRAIVKPQPSDLAMVMYTSGSTGRPKGVMIVHSNLIAGMTGQCERIPGLGTKDTYIAYLPLAHVLEMTAEISCVTYGCRIGYSSPQTLSDQSTKIKKGSKGDCSVLRPTLMAAVPEIMDRINKNVMSKVQEMGFIQKKLFTLGYKYKLEQIKRGYDAPLCNALLFQKVKKLLGGRVRMMMSGGAPLSADTQRFMNVCFCCPVGQGYGLTETCGAGTITEVADISTGRVGAPLLCCEIKLRDWAEGGYTSKDKPNPRGEILIGGPNVTMGYYGNDNNDQDFFVDENGQRWFCTGDVGEIYPDGCLQIVDRKKDLVKLQAGEYVSLGKVESALKNCALIDNICAYANSNQNYVISFVVPNQKKLTELAKQRGIVGTWEEICTHPDMEREVLKAIKEVAANIKLQRFEIPVKVHLSPEPWTPETGLVTDAFKLKRKELKNHYLHHIERMYGGK is encoded by the exons ATGGGTCTCCAGTCAGACTCTGCCCTCCAATCTATCCTCCTCTTTCCACTCCACCTTATGGTATGGCTGTACTCTGTCCTGTCCTTCCTGCCCTGGTACTACATCACTGGTGCCGGGCAAAGGAAAGCTCTGTCCAAGCGGATAAAGGCCCGTTCCACTTCAGGCTGTGCAGAGGGACCATACCGCTCCGTGGATCATTTCGATTGCCTGGCCAGAGAGGACTTCCCAGGCAAGGACACACTGGATAAGCTGTTCGATCATGCTGTGCAGCGCTTTGGACCAGCGCAATGTCTCGGCACCCGAGATATACTGAGCGAAGATAATGAGATTCAACCCAGTggtaaagtatttaaaaag CTGATCCTGGGGGAGTATAGATGGTTATCCTACAATGAGTTGGACTCTATAGTCAGTCAGTTTGGCAGTGGATTGGCAGCGCTGGGGCAGCAGCCCAAAAGCAGCATTGCAATCTTCTGTGAAACCAGAGCAGAGTGGATGATCACTGCCCAGGCATGCTTTAGGCACAATTTCCCAT TGGTGACATTCTATGCCACACTGGGAGAGGATGCAATTGCATTTGGACTGAACGAGACTGGAGTTACACATCTAGTTACCAGTGCGGAACTGCTTGAGACTAAACTGAAA ATTGTGCTTCCACAGATCCCAAATCTGAAGCACGTGATCTACGTAGACCAGAAGAAAGTGACCACAGAAGGCTACCCAGCAGGACTGTCCATCCATAGCATGCAGGCCGTGCAAGACCTGGGCGCGCTGCCTGAGAATA TGGGGAGGGCTATTGTGAAGCCCCAGCCATCTGATCTGGCTATGGTGATGTACACCAGTGGCTCTACAGGCAGACCCAAAGGAGTCATGATTGTCCACAGTAACCTAATTGCAGGAATGACAGGCCAGTGTGAACGCATCCCTGGACTCGG GACTAAAGATACTTACATAGCCTATCTGCCCCTGGCTCATGTTCTGGAAATGACAGCTGAAATCTCCTGTGTCACATATGGCTGTCGGATCGGCTACTCATCCCCCCAGACACTGTCAGACCAG TCCACCAAGATAAAGAAAGGAAGTAAGGGAGACTGCTCTGTGCTCAGACCCACCCTGATGGCAGCTGTGCCA GAAATTATGGATCGCATCAACAAGAATGTGATGAGCAAAGTGCAGGAAATGGGTTTCATTCAGAAGAAGCTGTTTACACTGGGCTACAAATATAAACTAGAGCAGATCAAGAGGGGCTATGACGCACCACTCTGCAATGC CCTGTTGTTCCAGAAAGTGAAGAAACTGTTGGGGGGACGGGTGAGGATGATGATGTCTGGAGGAGCCCCCTTGTCCGCAGACACTCAGAgatttatgaatgtgtgtttctgttgccCAGTGGGCCAGGGCTATGGCCTCACTGAAACCTGTGGAGCGGGCACCATCACAGAGG TTGCGGACATCAGCACAGGCCGTGTTGGGGCTCCTCTTCTGTGCTGTGAGATCAAACTCAGGGACTGGGCTGAAG GTGGCTACACTAGTAAAGACAAGCCAAACCCAAGAGGGGAGATCCTGATTGGTGGTCCCAATGTAACCATGGGTTACTACGGGAATGATAACAACGACCAAGACTTTTTTGTGGATGAGAACGGTCAGAGATGGTTCTGCACCGGAGACGTGGGAGAGATTTACCCAGATGGCTGTCTACAAATAGTTG ACCGCAAGAAAGATTTGGTCAAACTGCAGGCCGGAGAGTACGTGTCTCTCGGTAAAGTGGAGTCTGCCCTGAAAAACTGCGCTCTCATAGATAACATCTGTGCCTATGCTAACAG TAACCAGAACTACGTGATCAGCTTTGTGGTTCCCAACCAGAAAAAGTTGACAGAACTGGCCAAACAGAGAGGTATTGTAGGAACATGGGAGGAGATCTGCACTCACCCCGACATGGAAAGAGAGGTTCTGAAGGCGATCAAGGAGGTTGCTGCCAACA ttaaaCTCCAGCGATTTGAGATTCCAGTGAAGGTGCATTTGAGTCCAGAGCCGTGGACCCCCGAGACAGGTCTCGTCACCGACGCGTTCAAGCTGAAGAGGAAAGAGCTGAAGAACCACTATCTCCACCACATAGAGAGAATGTATGGGGGCAAATAA